From Pseudomonas sp. StFLB209, a single genomic window includes:
- the ppnP gene encoding pyrimidine/purine nucleoside phosphorylase — translation MFKVNEYFDGTVKSIAFAQAEGPATIGVMAKGEYEFGTAQAEIMHVISGELIVKLPGSEQWQTFASGSLFNVPANSKFQLKVSVDTAYLCEYR, via the coding sequence ATGTTCAAGGTCAACGAGTATTTCGACGGCACCGTCAAGTCCATTGCATTCGCTCAGGCTGAAGGTCCGGCTACCATTGGCGTGATGGCCAAGGGCGAATATGAGTTCGGTACCGCACAGGCCGAAATCATGCACGTCATCTCTGGCGAGCTGATCGTCAAGCTGCCGGGTAGCGAACAGTGGCAGACCTTTGCCTCGGGCAGCCTGTTCAACGTACCGGCCAACAGCAAGTTCCAGTTGAAGGTCAGCGTCGACACCGCTTACCTGTGTGAATACCGCTGA
- a CDS encoding MarR family winged helix-turn-helix transcriptional regulator, which translates to MLDLKNCTNQQMAMEAFFFGYQAFTAKPDEMLAKRGFSRVHQRILFFIARYPELSVKELLTVLGVSKQALNVPLRQLIAMNMVHTTTPETDKRKRLLGLSAEGQKFEAALRREQVRLLQRVFAEVGLEAVEGWLTVNQALGKTQHPGDGPLG; encoded by the coding sequence ATGCTTGACCTTAAAAACTGCACCAATCAACAAATGGCCATGGAAGCTTTTTTCTTCGGCTATCAGGCGTTCACCGCAAAACCGGATGAAATGCTGGCCAAACGCGGGTTCAGTCGCGTTCACCAGCGCATCCTGTTCTTCATCGCTCGCTACCCGGAACTCAGCGTCAAGGAGCTGCTGACCGTGCTCGGGGTCAGCAAACAGGCACTGAATGTGCCCTTGCGTCAGTTGATTGCCATGAACATGGTGCACACCACCACGCCCGAAACGGACAAACGCAAGCGTCTGCTGGGGCTCAGTGCCGAGGGGCAGAAGTTCGAGGCCGCCCTGCGTCGCGAGCAGGTCAGGCTCTTGCAGCGAGTATTTGCCGAGGTGGGCCTGGAGGCTGTCGAAGGCTGGCTGACCGTCAACCAGGCGCTGGGCAAGACCCAGCATCCAGGTGACGGGCCGCTGGGCTGA
- the pdxB gene encoding 4-phosphoerythronate dehydrogenase PdxB has translation MQIVADENIPLLDAFFAGLGSIRRLPGRAIDRAAVADADILLVRSVTQVDRALLEGSPVRFVGTCTIGTDHLELGYFAEAGIQWSSAPGCNARGVVDYVLGSLLTLAEIEGVELPGRTYGVVGAGQVGGRLVSVLRGLGWNVLVCDPPRQKAEGGDFVSLEEIIRRCDVISVHTPLERGGDHPSWHLFDRQRLQNLRPGAWLINASRGAVVDNQALHDVLLARDDLQAVLDVWEGEPQVHVALAELCTLATPHIAGYSLDGRQRGTAQIYQALCAFLGQPASIELQDLLPRPWLAQVGLDAETDPAWALAMLCRGVYDPRRDDADFRRTLEGGTDSQRLAFDALRKHYPPRREIDALQVRLQGQGAHAQLLQQMVKALGATVL, from the coding sequence ATGCAGATCGTTGCTGACGAAAATATCCCGCTGCTTGACGCCTTCTTCGCCGGGCTTGGCAGCATTCGCCGCCTGCCCGGCCGGGCCATCGACCGTGCGGCGGTGGCGGATGCCGATATCCTGCTGGTGCGTTCGGTCACCCAGGTCGACCGCGCCTTGCTTGAAGGCAGCCCGGTGCGATTTGTCGGCACCTGCACGATCGGCACTGATCACCTGGAGCTTGGTTACTTTGCCGAGGCCGGCATTCAGTGGTCCAGCGCGCCGGGCTGCAATGCCCGTGGCGTGGTGGACTATGTGCTGGGCAGCCTGCTGACCCTGGCGGAAATCGAAGGCGTCGAGTTGCCCGGCCGCACCTACGGCGTGGTCGGCGCCGGCCAGGTGGGCGGGCGGCTGGTCAGCGTCCTGCGTGGCCTTGGCTGGAACGTGCTGGTGTGTGACCCGCCTCGGCAAAAGGCCGAAGGTGGCGACTTTGTCAGTCTTGAAGAGATCATCCGCCGGTGCGACGTCATCAGCGTGCATACCCCGCTGGAGCGTGGCGGGGACCATCCGAGCTGGCACCTGTTCGACCGCCAGCGCTTGCAAAACCTGCGTCCAGGCGCCTGGCTGATCAATGCCAGTCGCGGTGCGGTGGTGGATAACCAGGCGCTGCACGATGTGCTGCTTGCCCGCGATGACCTGCAGGCGGTGCTGGATGTCTGGGAAGGTGAGCCGCAGGTGCATGTTGCGCTGGCCGAGCTGTGTACACTGGCGACCCCACACATCGCCGGTTACAGCCTTGATGGCCGGCAGCGCGGCACCGCACAGATCTATCAGGCGCTGTGCGCGTTTCTCGGTCAGCCGGCCAGCATTGAACTGCAAGACCTGCTGCCCCGCCCATGGCTGGCCCAGGTTGGTCTGGATGCCGAAACGGACCCGGCCTGGGCGCTGGCCATGCTGTGCCGGGGGGTTTATGACCCGCGCCGCGACGATGCGGATTTTCGGCGCACTCTGGAAGGCGGCACCGATAGCCAGCGCCTGGCATTCGATGCGCTGCGCAAACACTACCCGCCGCGCCGTGAGATCGATGCGTTGCAGGTCCGGCTGCAAGGGCAGGGCGCTCATGCTCAGCTGTTGCAGCAGATGGTCAAGGCACTGGGTGCCACGGTGCTCTGA
- a CDS encoding transporter substrate-binding domain-containing protein yields the protein MMTLSRPLIFLAAGVLLTAADHAGAAQLVRVGAAHFPPYVVRPEKSDQQGLLPQLLASLNRSQSTYNFVMVPTSVTRRFRDFAQGRVDLAIFENPQWGWRDIAHTAVDLGLEDEEVFVARQVPGRGQDYFNELSGKHLVLFNGYHYAFAQFNASPDYLTAHFKVTLTYSHESNLLMLNRGRVDIAPMTRSFLRDAALRGVVNADELLISERVDQVYRHYALIQPGSPISGAELTRLLRLLHDSGQMKQIFSPYDIRQVSAARSKAPLGLSANAAAHLQ from the coding sequence ATGATGACCTTATCTCGCCCGTTGATATTCCTGGCAGCAGGAGTCTTGCTGACAGCCGCAGATCATGCTGGCGCTGCTCAGTTGGTCAGGGTCGGCGCTGCGCATTTTCCGCCCTATGTCGTGCGCCCCGAGAAAAGCGATCAGCAAGGGTTGCTCCCGCAACTGCTGGCCAGCCTCAACCGTAGCCAGTCCACGTACAATTTTGTGATGGTCCCGACCTCGGTCACCCGTCGCTTTCGCGACTTTGCCCAAGGGCGCGTGGACCTGGCGATATTTGAGAACCCGCAATGGGGCTGGCGCGACATTGCACATACCGCGGTGGACCTGGGCCTGGAAGACGAAGAAGTGTTCGTCGCGCGCCAGGTGCCGGGGCGTGGGCAGGACTACTTTAATGAGCTATCTGGCAAGCATCTGGTGCTGTTCAACGGCTATCACTATGCGTTTGCCCAGTTTAATGCCAGCCCCGATTACCTGACGGCCCATTTCAAGGTGACACTGACCTACTCGCATGAGAGCAACCTGTTGATGCTCAACCGGGGGCGGGTGGATATTGCCCCGATGACCCGGTCGTTTTTGCGTGACGCGGCACTGCGTGGGGTGGTGAATGCCGATGAATTACTGATTTCAGAGCGCGTGGATCAAGTCTATCGTCACTATGCACTGATACAGCCCGGCAGCCCTATCAGTGGTGCCGAACTGACCCGACTGCTGCGCCTGTTGCATGACAGCGGACAGATGAAGCAGATTTTCAGCCCCTATGACATTCGGCAGGTCAGTGCCGCCCGTTCGAAAGCCCCGCTGGGCCTGTCAGCGAACGCGGCGGCACATTTGCAGTAG
- a CDS encoding DUF2897 family protein has protein sequence MPWYAWLILIIAIGSIVGGLLLLRDTAHKLPLTEEQLKRVHERNAEMDAKEAKDR, from the coding sequence ATGCCCTGGTATGCCTGGTTGATCCTGATCATCGCGATCGGTTCTATTGTCGGCGGATTGCTATTGTTGCGTGACACTGCGCACAAACTGCCCCTGACCGAAGAGCAGCTCAAGCGCGTCCATGAACGCAATGCCGAAATGGATGCCAAGGAAGCCAAAGACCGCTAA
- a CDS encoding benzoate/H(+) symporter BenE family transporter encodes MSETALQTPLRPLADSSLSSVVAGFIAMMTGCTSSLVLMFQAGQAAGLTGGQISSWLWALFMGMAVCSIGLSLRYRTPITVAWSTPGAALLVTSLGGVSYPEAIGAFITCAVMVTLCGLTGSFERLVKRLPASLAAALLAGILFKIGSDIFVAAQHRTGLVLGMFFTYLLVKRVSPRYSVLAALLVGIALAAALGLLNFSGFVLELAVPVWTTPSFSLAATISIGIPLFVVAMASQNMPGIAVLRADGYHTPASPLITTTGLASLLTAPFGCHGINLAAISAAICTGPHAHEDKSKRYTAAIWCGVFYAIAGLYGATLAALFAAFPKELVLSIAALALFGSIINGLTVAMSEPNEREAALITFMVTASGLTLFSVGSAFWGIVAGGLTLLILNVRKG; translated from the coding sequence ATGTCCGAGACCGCCCTGCAGACTCCTCTGCGTCCATTGGCTGACTCTTCGCTATCTTCGGTAGTCGCCGGCTTCATCGCGATGATGACCGGCTGCACCAGCTCACTGGTGCTGATGTTTCAGGCCGGCCAGGCGGCGGGCCTGACCGGCGGGCAGATTTCTTCATGGCTATGGGCGCTGTTCATGGGCATGGCGGTGTGCAGCATCGGCCTGTCGTTGCGCTATCGAACACCGATTACCGTCGCCTGGTCGACACCGGGTGCGGCGTTATTGGTGACCAGCCTGGGCGGTGTAAGTTACCCGGAAGCTATAGGCGCCTTTATCACCTGCGCGGTGATGGTGACCCTGTGCGGCCTGACCGGCAGTTTCGAGCGGCTGGTCAAGCGCTTGCCCGCCTCGCTGGCCGCTGCGCTGCTGGCCGGCATTCTGTTCAAGATCGGCAGTGATATTTTTGTCGCCGCGCAACACCGCACCGGCCTGGTGCTGGGCATGTTCTTTACCTATCTGCTGGTCAAACGCGTTTCGCCGCGCTACAGCGTACTGGCAGCGTTGCTGGTGGGGATTGCGCTGGCCGCCGCGCTGGGGCTATTGAATTTCAGCGGCTTCGTTCTGGAGCTGGCCGTACCCGTGTGGACCACACCCAGCTTCTCGCTGGCCGCTACCATCAGCATCGGCATTCCGCTATTCGTGGTCGCCATGGCCTCGCAGAATATGCCAGGGATTGCGGTACTGCGCGCCGATGGCTATCACACCCCCGCCTCGCCACTGATCACCACCACAGGCCTGGCCTCGTTGCTGACGGCACCGTTTGGCTGCCACGGCATCAACCTGGCGGCCATCAGCGCAGCCATTTGCACCGGCCCGCATGCCCACGAAGACAAAAGCAAACGCTATACCGCTGCGATCTGGTGCGGGGTGTTCTATGCCATTGCCGGCCTGTATGGCGCGACCCTGGCCGCGCTGTTCGCGGCCTTCCCGAAAGAGCTGGTGCTGTCGATCGCTGCGCTGGCGTTGTTCGGCTCGATCATCAACGGCCTGACCGTGGCCATGAGCGAGCCCAACGAGCGCGAAGCGGCCTTGATCACTTTTATGGTCACTGCTTCAGGCCTGACCCTGTTTTCGGTCGGCTCGGCGTTCTGGGGAATTGTTGCCGGCGGCCTGACCCTGCTGATTCTTAATGTACGCAAGGGCTGA
- a CDS encoding NADP-dependent oxidoreductase, whose translation MTQPTNRRFVLAKRPVGPVTRDDFHFEQAPLAELEEGQILVRNHYLSLDPAMRGWMNEGKSYIEPVGLGEVMRALGVGEVLASQHPRFAVGDHVQGALGVQDYFLGAPKGFYSIDPQLAPLPRYLSALGMTGMTAYFALLEVGQPQTGETVVISGAAGAVGSIAGQIAKIKGCRVVGIAGGAEKCAWLVDELGFDAAIDYKNEDVPAALKRECPNDVNVFFDNVGGEILDHVLARLAPKARVVICGAISQYNNTTAIKGPANYLSLLVNRARMEGFVVLDYAARYAEASREMAGWMAEGRLSSREDVVEGLENFPDTLLKLFSGENFGKLVLKI comes from the coding sequence ATGACCCAGCCGACCAACCGCCGCTTTGTACTTGCCAAACGCCCTGTCGGCCCGGTAACCCGGGACGACTTCCACTTCGAGCAGGCTCCGCTTGCAGAGCTTGAAGAAGGCCAGATCCTGGTGCGTAACCACTACCTGTCACTGGACCCGGCCATGCGCGGCTGGATGAACGAGGGCAAGTCCTATATCGAGCCTGTGGGCCTGGGCGAGGTAATGCGCGCGCTGGGCGTCGGTGAGGTGCTGGCCTCGCAACACCCGCGCTTTGCGGTGGGCGATCATGTGCAAGGGGCACTGGGCGTACAAGACTACTTTCTCGGGGCGCCCAAAGGCTTCTACAGCATCGACCCGCAATTGGCGCCCCTGCCGCGCTACCTTTCGGCACTGGGCATGACCGGCATGACCGCGTACTTCGCCTTGCTGGAGGTCGGACAGCCACAAACGGGCGAGACCGTGGTGATCTCCGGTGCGGCCGGTGCGGTGGGCAGCATTGCCGGGCAGATCGCCAAAATCAAAGGCTGCCGGGTCGTGGGCATCGCTGGCGGCGCTGAAAAATGCGCCTGGCTGGTCGACGAACTGGGCTTCGACGCAGCCATCGACTACAAAAACGAAGACGTCCCGGCAGCCCTGAAACGCGAGTGCCCCAACGATGTGAACGTGTTTTTCGATAATGTCGGCGGCGAGATTCTCGATCACGTGCTGGCGCGTCTGGCGCCCAAGGCCCGAGTGGTGATCTGCGGCGCTATCAGCCAGTACAACAACACCACGGCGATCAAAGGCCCGGCCAACTACCTGTCGCTGCTGGTCAACCGCGCGCGCATGGAGGGCTTCGTGGTACTGGACTACGCGGCACGCTATGCCGAAGCCAGCCGGGAGATGGCCGGCTGGATGGCCGAGGGCCGCCTGAGCAGCCGCGAGGATGTGGTCGAAGGACTGGAAAACTTTCCCGACACCCTGCTCAAGCTGTTCAGCGGCGAGAACTTCGGCAAACTGGTGCTGAAGATCTGA
- the pyrF gene encoding orotidine-5'-phosphate decarboxylase translates to MSVCQSPVIVALDFPTREAALRLADQLDPKLCRVKVGKELFTSSASGIVASLCERGFEVFLDLKFHDIPNTTAMAVKAAAEMGVWMVNVHCSGGLRMMQACRDVLDQRSGPQPLLIGVTVLTSMEREDLAGIGLDIDPQEQVLRLAALAEKAGMDGLVCSAQEARALKAVHPALQLVTPGIRPAGSAQDDQRRILTPRQALQAGSDYLVIGRPISQAADPAQALAAVVAELA, encoded by the coding sequence ATGTCCGTTTGCCAGTCCCCTGTCATTGTTGCCCTGGATTTCCCGACCCGTGAAGCGGCGCTGCGCCTCGCCGATCAGCTCGATCCTAAGCTATGCCGGGTCAAAGTCGGCAAAGAACTGTTCACCAGCAGCGCATCGGGCATCGTCGCCAGCCTGTGCGAGCGTGGCTTCGAAGTATTTCTCGACCTGAAATTCCACGACATCCCTAACACCACCGCCATGGCGGTCAAGGCCGCAGCAGAAATGGGCGTATGGATGGTCAACGTACACTGTTCCGGTGGTTTGCGCATGATGCAGGCTTGCCGCGATGTCCTTGACCAGCGCAGTGGCCCGCAGCCGTTGCTGATCGGGGTGACCGTACTGACCAGTATGGAGCGTGAAGACCTGGCCGGTATCGGTCTGGATATCGATCCGCAGGAGCAGGTTCTGCGCCTGGCAGCCCTGGCCGAAAAGGCTGGCATGGATGGTCTGGTGTGTTCGGCCCAGGAGGCCCGCGCACTCAAGGCGGTGCATCCGGCGCTGCAACTGGTGACCCCCGGCATTCGCCCGGCCGGCAGCGCCCAGGACGATCAACGCCGCATCCTGACCCCGCGCCAGGCGCTGCAAGCCGGTTCCGATTACCTGGTAATCGGCCGTCCGATCAGTCAGGCCGCCGACCCGGCCCAGGCACTGGCCGCAGTGGTTGCAGAGCTGGCTTGA
- a CDS encoding PA1571 family protein, translated as MSLQDNSNQVEVIRSTPSLPVGGAVLDEHGKEVLITEAMVQQACQECDKHWITPDKQE; from the coding sequence ATGAGCTTGCAAGACAACAGCAACCAGGTCGAAGTCATTCGTTCCACTCCGAGCCTGCCGGTCGGCGGGGCAGTATTGGATGAGCACGGCAAAGAAGTGCTGATTACCGAAGCGATGGTGCAGCAGGCCTGTCAGGAATGCGACAAGCACTGGATCACTCCTGACAAACAGGAATAA
- a CDS encoding methyl-accepting chemotaxis protein has product MSNGLSQIVSGLQAGIEKLAHSAHELSAVTEQTNLEVGSQKEETEQVATAMNQMTATVHDVARNAEEAALAAQSADEKVSSGQAVVRQSMQCIDALSRSSASACEGIENLSAQVQNIDQVLGVIKSVAEQTNLLALNAAIEAARAGEQGRGFAVVADEVRALARRTQQSTEEIESLVASLRGGARASVEQIQSSGELVKRAVGEAQQTERALSSIASAVSTIQQMNQQIAAAAEQQSSVAEEINRSVTSIRSSADQSALAMRGNAASSVELAALGNELKGMVGHFRL; this is encoded by the coding sequence ATGAGTAACGGCCTGAGCCAGATCGTCAGTGGCCTGCAGGCGGGCATCGAGAAGCTTGCCCACTCGGCCCATGAGCTGTCAGCAGTGACCGAGCAGACCAATCTGGAGGTCGGCAGTCAGAAGGAAGAAACCGAGCAGGTCGCCACGGCCATGAACCAGATGACCGCTACCGTGCATGATGTGGCGCGCAATGCCGAAGAGGCCGCGCTGGCCGCGCAGAGCGCTGATGAGAAAGTCAGCAGTGGCCAGGCTGTGGTGCGTCAGAGCATGCAGTGTATCGATGCGCTGTCACGCTCTTCGGCGTCTGCCTGTGAGGGGATCGAAAACCTCAGCGCGCAAGTGCAGAACATCGATCAGGTGCTGGGGGTGATCAAAAGTGTCGCTGAACAGACCAACCTGCTGGCGCTCAACGCCGCCATCGAGGCCGCGCGGGCCGGTGAACAGGGCCGGGGTTTTGCCGTGGTGGCAGATGAGGTGCGGGCGTTGGCACGGCGTACCCAGCAGTCCACCGAGGAAATCGAAAGCCTGGTGGCCAGCTTGCGTGGCGGTGCACGGGCTTCGGTGGAGCAGATCCAGAGCAGTGGTGAGCTGGTCAAGCGCGCGGTGGGTGAAGCGCAGCAGACCGAGCGTGCATTGAGCAGTATTGCCAGTGCGGTATCGACCATCCAGCAGATGAATCAGCAGATCGCCGCCGCCGCCGAACAGCAAAGCTCGGTGGCCGAGGAAATCAACCGCAGCGTCACCAGCATTCGCAGCAGCGCCGATCAATCGGCGCTGGCCATGCGCGGCAACGCCGCCTCAAGCGTAGAGTTGGCGGCGCTGGGCAATGAGCTCAAAGGCATGGTCGGGCATTTTCGTTTGTAG
- a CDS encoding exonuclease domain-containing protein — translation MPHWLVIDLEATTEEGGWPVAEMEIIEIGATLVNQYGRELDHFERFVRPARRPLLTHFCRELTHISQHDIDSAEPLESVWPQFERWLSHHQARVVGWASWGDYDHRQLQQEWRSHQLDSALHELPYVNLKDRFAQARQLQRPVGLNNALQLAGMHFSGQQHRALVDARNTARLLPLILPN, via the coding sequence ATGCCGCATTGGCTGGTGATTGACCTGGAGGCCACCACCGAGGAAGGCGGTTGGCCGGTCGCGGAAATGGAGATCATCGAAATCGGTGCCACCCTGGTGAATCAGTATGGGCGGGAGCTGGACCACTTCGAACGGTTTGTGCGTCCGGCGCGCCGACCGCTGCTGACCCACTTCTGCCGCGAGCTGACGCATATCAGCCAGCACGATATCGACAGCGCCGAGCCGCTGGAGAGTGTCTGGCCGCAGTTCGAACGCTGGCTGAGCCATCATCAGGCGCGGGTGGTGGGCTGGGCCAGTTGGGGTGATTACGATCATCGCCAGTTGCAACAGGAATGGCGCAGCCATCAACTCGATAGCGCCTTGCACGAATTACCCTACGTCAATCTGAAAGACCGTTTTGCCCAGGCCCGCCAGCTGCAGCGCCCGGTCGGGCTCAATAACGCCCTGCAACTGGCCGGCATGCACTTCAGCGGCCAGCAACACCGGGCCTTGGTCGATGCACGCAATACTGCGCGTCTTCTGCCCTTGATACTGCCCAACTGA
- a CDS encoding S66 peptidase family protein produces MSSLTLPTVHPKVLRPGDAVALVSPSGPVAAEKIEAAARVLESWGLRPRIYPHAYERHSFYAGTDAQRISDLNHALGDPHIRAVICNRGGYGVQRILNEVDLEAVRRDPKLLSGFSDITAVHGLLWAQARLASVHGPVANQLGHNPLMASGLRHALMSTEPVLLQADPNAGTGSVRTRGRATGTLLGGNLSMLSTCIGTPFMPDMDGAILLLEDVGEAAYRVDRLLTHLGNCGLLQRLNGIALGDFSVPAHAAGSISPADVLLERLGSLGIAVLGGLPVGHGEVNQAVPLGTRAVLDVEAGTLLVESANVA; encoded by the coding sequence ATGTCTAGCCTGACGCTGCCTACCGTTCACCCCAAGGTTCTGCGTCCGGGCGATGCGGTGGCGCTGGTTTCGCCTTCAGGGCCTGTGGCCGCCGAGAAGATCGAGGCCGCCGCACGGGTACTCGAAAGCTGGGGGCTACGGCCCCGCATCTACCCCCATGCTTACGAGCGCCATTCGTTCTATGCCGGCACCGACGCGCAGCGCATCAGCGACCTCAATCACGCGCTTGGCGACCCGCACATTCGTGCAGTGATCTGCAATCGTGGCGGCTATGGCGTGCAACGAATTCTCAATGAGGTTGACCTTGAGGCGGTGCGCCGTGACCCCAAGTTGCTCAGTGGTTTCTCCGACATCACGGCAGTGCATGGGCTGCTCTGGGCGCAAGCGCGGCTGGCCAGTGTGCACGGGCCGGTGGCCAACCAGCTTGGTCACAATCCCCTGATGGCCAGCGGTCTGCGCCATGCGTTGATGAGCACCGAACCGGTTTTGCTGCAGGCTGATCCCAATGCAGGCACTGGCAGCGTACGCACCCGCGGTCGGGCGACCGGCACCTTGCTGGGCGGTAACCTGAGCATGCTCAGCACCTGTATCGGTACACCGTTCATGCCGGATATGGACGGTGCAATTCTGCTATTGGAAGATGTGGGTGAGGCCGCGTATCGGGTGGACCGGTTGTTGACTCATCTGGGTAATTGCGGTTTGCTGCAGCGGCTCAACGGCATTGCCTTGGGCGATTTCAGCGTGCCGGCGCATGCCGCGGGCAGCATTAGCCCCGCCGATGTGTTGCTCGAGCGTCTTGGCAGCCTGGGCATTGCTGTGCTGGGCGGTTTGCCGGTCGGCCACGGTGAGGTCAATCAGGCGGTGCCGCTGGGGACTCGGGCGGTGCTGGACGTCGAAGCCGGTACCTTGCTGGTCGAGTCTGCGAACGTGGCCTGA
- a CDS encoding ABC transporter transmembrane domain-containing protein, whose protein sequence is MVSVLRGNPAQSLSLVWRFISPYRWRVGAALLALLVTAGITLSMGQGIRLLVDQGFMTRSTELLNQSIGLFLLLTLGLAVGTFVRFYLVSWIGERVVADVRKAVFEHLIDLHPGFYEHNRGSEIQSRLTADTALLQSVVGSSLSMFLRSALMVIGGIVLLFVTNPRLTSIVVVSLPLVLAPILIFGRRVRRLSRLNQDRVADVGSYVAETLGQIKTVQAYNHQAQDRQRFSGTVEQAFDIARRHILQRAWLITLVIVLVLGAVAVMLRVGGMDVIEGRITHGELAAFVFYALVVGTSFGTISEVIGELQRAAGAAQRIAELLQARSEIVAPAPQVQALPGRVSGRLALDNVGFSYPSRPEHPVLKGLSLEIEAGETLALVGPSGAGKSTLFDLLLRFYDPQQGEIRIEGVPVRQLNLHELRRSFAIVAQTPALFFGSVADNIRYGRPEATDEQVEAAARMAHAHEFIQQMPEGYRTHLGEGGLGLSGGQRQRLAIARALLVDAPILLLDEATSALDAQSEHLIQQALPGLMQGRTTLVIAHRLSTVQSADRIAVLDQGQLVAVGTHRELIASNPLYARLASLQFNVEG, encoded by the coding sequence ATGGTTTCAGTGTTACGCGGTAATCCGGCTCAGTCCCTGAGCCTGGTGTGGCGCTTTATTTCTCCTTATCGCTGGCGGGTTGGGGCGGCGCTATTGGCACTGCTGGTCACGGCAGGGATTACCCTGTCGATGGGGCAGGGCATCCGTTTGCTGGTCGATCAGGGCTTCATGACCCGCTCGACCGAACTGCTGAACCAGTCCATTGGTTTGTTTTTGCTGCTGACGCTGGGGCTGGCGGTCGGTACGTTCGTGCGTTTTTATCTGGTCTCGTGGATCGGCGAGCGGGTGGTCGCCGATGTGCGCAAGGCGGTGTTCGAGCACCTGATCGACCTGCATCCGGGGTTTTACGAGCACAATCGCGGCTCGGAGATACAGTCGCGGCTGACCGCCGATACTGCCTTGCTGCAGTCTGTGGTCGGTTCATCGCTGTCAATGTTTTTGCGCAGCGCCTTGATGGTCATTGGCGGCATTGTGTTGCTGTTCGTCACCAACCCGCGCTTGACCAGTATCGTGGTGGTTTCCCTGCCCTTGGTGTTGGCGCCAATCCTGATTTTCGGCCGGCGGGTTCGGCGCCTGTCACGGCTCAATCAGGATCGGGTCGCGGATGTCGGCAGCTACGTGGCCGAGACGCTGGGTCAGATCAAGACCGTGCAGGCCTACAACCATCAGGCCCAGGACCGGCAGCGCTTCAGCGGGACGGTGGAGCAGGCGTTCGATATCGCGCGTCGGCACATCCTGCAACGAGCCTGGCTGATTACGCTGGTGATCGTGCTGGTGTTGGGCGCGGTGGCGGTCATGCTCCGGGTTGGCGGCATGGACGTCATAGAAGGGCGCATTACCCACGGTGAGCTGGCCGCCTTTGTGTTCTATGCCTTGGTGGTCGGCACCTCATTTGGAACGATCAGTGAAGTGATTGGCGAGTTGCAACGTGCTGCCGGGGCCGCGCAACGGATTGCCGAGCTATTGCAGGCACGCAGTGAAATTGTTGCCCCCGCCCCCCAGGTGCAGGCCTTGCCGGGGCGGGTCAGCGGTCGCCTGGCGTTGGACAATGTCGGCTTCAGCTATCCGTCGCGGCCCGAGCATCCAGTGCTCAAGGGCCTGAGCCTGGAGATCGAGGCCGGAGAAACGCTGGCGCTGGTTGGTCCCTCCGGGGCTGGCAAGTCGACGCTGTTCGATCTGCTGTTGCGCTTCTACGACCCGCAGCAGGGTGAAATCCGTATCGAAGGCGTGCCTGTGCGGCAACTGAATTTGCACGAGCTGCGCCGCAGCTTTGCCATCGTCGCGCAAACTCCGGCACTGTTTTTTGGTAGTGTTGCAGACAACATTCGATATGGTCGCCCCGAGGCTACGGACGAGCAGGTTGAAGCTGCAGCGCGAATGGCCCACGCCCATGAGTTTATCCAGCAGATGCCGGAGGGCTATCGTACCCACTTGGGTGAAGGCGGTTTGGGACTGTCAGGCGGGCAGCGGCAACGTCTGGCGATTGCCCGTGCGCTGCTGGTCGATGCGCCAATCCTGCTGCTCGACGAAGCCACCAGTGCCCTGGATGCGCAAAGCGAACACTTGATTCAGCAGGCTCTGCCCGGCCTGATGCAGGGCCGTACTACGCTGGTCATCGCCCACCGCCTGTCGACCGTACAAAGCGCCGACCGCATCGCGGTGCTGGATCAGGGGCAGTTGGTCGCGGTAGGCACGCACCGCGAACTGATCGCCAGCAACCCGCTGTATGCACGGCTGGCGTCGTTGCAATTCAATGTGGAGGGGTAG